One Leptospira wolbachii serovar Codice str. CDC genomic region harbors:
- the ispG gene encoding (E)-4-hydroxy-3-methylbut-2-enyl-diphosphate synthase, which produces MSTKYNESPFYYKRRPTREVMVGGVGIGGKNPIRIQSMITSNTRDTDASIQQIADLEKAGSEIVRLTVPSQADADNLPNIRKRMKELGLTVPLVADIHFTPQVALKCVEWVEKVRINPGNFADKKKFEIIEYTDKDYNEELERIEEVFTPLVLRSKELGVAMRIGTNHGSLSDRIMNRFGDTPLGMVESALEFIRIAERNSYKDIVVSMKASNPQVMIQAYRMLVSRFYDLGMDYPLHLGVTEAGDGKDGRIKSAIGIGSLLEDGLGDTIRVSLTEDAVFEIPVAKELVRKYNESFRKEMESSQKADTATSQTNPTQSRETIYTEFRDPFQYSRFYSKELNLGETKLGDTAPVRIEICFPFFGSESAEEVLNLIQRETKSGRIPEMLHFAISSELDLISLGTMVRRGSFPLPVSVELSQELTYQYDSLAEDLYRVQKWVINPNLFFQESEESWDDLLDFVTRYAKDKRCIEWSIDAKDIHLTEKIVKESKKRKIENLLFSVKNGDLLTVRKLAYHLRESDYPIALITQSKEKEQLLYESSIKVGGSLLDGIGDLIRLSYGDGEPEESLTLSFDILQATRLRLTKTEYISCPSCGRTMFDLQSTTAMIKKRTGHLKGVKIAVMGCIVNGPGEMADADFGYVGAGIGKVHLYKGKEIVKKGVSEEEAADQLIDLIRENGMWNDPE; this is translated from the coding sequence ATGAGCACCAAATATAACGAATCGCCATTTTACTACAAAAGACGTCCTACACGCGAAGTGATGGTGGGTGGTGTGGGAATTGGAGGAAAAAATCCAATTCGGATCCAATCCATGATCACATCTAACACAAGAGATACGGATGCGAGTATCCAACAAATTGCCGATTTAGAAAAAGCTGGTTCAGAAATCGTTCGCCTAACAGTACCAAGCCAAGCTGATGCAGATAATTTACCAAACATTCGCAAACGAATGAAAGAACTGGGACTCACCGTTCCCTTAGTGGCAGATATCCATTTCACTCCACAAGTTGCACTAAAGTGCGTAGAATGGGTGGAAAAGGTAAGAATCAATCCAGGCAATTTTGCAGACAAAAAAAAATTTGAAATCATCGAATATACTGATAAAGACTATAACGAAGAGTTAGAAAGAATCGAAGAAGTATTCACACCCCTTGTCCTTCGTTCCAAAGAATTGGGTGTCGCCATGCGGATTGGAACCAATCACGGAAGCCTATCCGATAGAATTATGAACCGGTTTGGGGACACACCTCTCGGAATGGTAGAATCGGCCTTAGAGTTCATTCGTATTGCGGAAAGAAATTCTTACAAAGATATAGTCGTTTCCATGAAAGCCTCCAATCCACAAGTTATGATCCAAGCCTATCGTATGTTAGTTTCTAGGTTTTATGATTTGGGGATGGACTATCCTTTACACTTAGGAGTCACAGAGGCCGGGGATGGGAAAGATGGAAGGATCAAATCCGCCATAGGCATTGGAAGTTTACTGGAAGATGGACTTGGTGATACCATTCGTGTCTCCCTTACAGAAGATGCGGTATTTGAAATCCCTGTCGCGAAGGAACTTGTGCGTAAATACAATGAATCCTTTCGAAAGGAAATGGAATCTTCACAGAAAGCGGATACCGCCACTTCGCAAACAAATCCAACGCAAAGTCGGGAAACGATTTATACAGAATTTCGTGACCCTTTCCAATACTCTAGATTCTATTCCAAAGAATTAAACCTAGGTGAGACAAAACTTGGAGACACAGCTCCCGTTCGAATCGAAATCTGTTTTCCTTTTTTTGGATCGGAATCAGCAGAGGAAGTTTTAAATCTCATCCAAAGAGAAACCAAATCAGGCCGGATTCCAGAAATGCTCCACTTTGCGATTAGTTCTGAATTGGATCTAATTTCTCTGGGAACCATGGTTCGTCGCGGTTCGTTTCCCTTACCCGTTTCGGTGGAACTGTCACAGGAACTTACCTACCAATATGATAGTTTGGCAGAAGACCTCTACCGAGTGCAAAAGTGGGTTATAAATCCCAATCTATTTTTCCAAGAATCAGAAGAATCCTGGGATGACCTTTTGGATTTTGTGACTCGTTATGCCAAAGACAAACGTTGTATTGAATGGAGTATCGATGCTAAAGATATCCACCTAACAGAAAAAATTGTTAAAGAATCCAAAAAAAGAAAAATAGAAAACCTACTCTTTTCTGTCAAAAATGGAGACTTACTTACAGTTCGAAAACTGGCTTATCATTTAAGAGAATCAGACTATCCCATCGCCCTTATCACTCAATCAAAAGAGAAAGAACAACTCCTCTACGAATCTTCCATCAAAGTGGGAGGAAGTCTCTTGGATGGAATCGGGGATCTGATTCGTTTGTCTTACGGAGACGGGGAACCAGAAGAATCCCTTACTTTAAGTTTTGATATTCTACAAGCCACACGACTTCGCCTAACAAAAACAGAATATATATCTTGTCCCTCTTGTGGTCGCACTATGTTTGATTTACAGTCCACGACTGCGATGATCAAAAAGAGGACGGGGCATCTGAAAGGTGTAAAGATTGCGGTTATGGGTTGTATTGTGAATGGCCCGGGAGAGATGGCAGATGCTGATTTTGGGTATGTCGGTGCCGGAATTGGTAAGGTTCACCTCTACAAAGGGAAAGAAATTGTAAAAAAAGGTGTATCGGAAGAGGAAGCGGCAGACCAACTCATTGATCTCATTCGCGAAAATGGGATGTGGAACGATCCAGAATAA
- a CDS encoding DUF2339 domain-containing protein, with amino-acid sequence MEEKETKEILSRIQSMERELSFLKERVLSLVSPQTPKQATPPVSKPVPVEYHQTEVPLNDGPNWFVQWIGENLFVKLGVLSLLLASIWFFYLAIEEYWINESVRIWIGLVSAIPALLYGYRVRNTRPYLSPSLLGLGIAVLFSAYYSGYLWYDLYSTETCFVGLLILSLTAVAIAHAEKSEVLFGFASLGAFLVPILLSTGQNSYPFLFTYLLLWNVLFFWVRKDTGWKVIPLLLLAANHLIFVGWADDNLVDAKPFFPIAFQMGVFVLFLLREFQTLETTKSKEPILTLVSIGFTLGLGFVQSFWAFSVFYPVAKPFLLTLLLILFYGLYERSLRRSKLSLEKKKIYDLIGLFGLPFIVSLVVIGTTGKLLAFSLISFAFLVTIASTYSKQLYMYWAAFPVWFFALFYIFAFTYRSQNEIPFLNGRFLVFATGSVYLVLSYLYSRKFSEFSKIFLYAAYPYWLLGTFVEIYLGFPEEKKLFLYTLSLILYGLVALSVGFGKKIQSLRYVGFGSLALVIIKFYLYDFWNLSLGYRILAGLFLGVTLIVTGTLYNHFKKETK; translated from the coding sequence GTGGAAGAAAAAGAAACTAAAGAAATCCTCTCAAGGATTCAATCTATGGAGAGGGAACTTTCTTTTCTAAAAGAAAGAGTCCTTTCCCTCGTTAGTCCCCAAACGCCGAAACAGGCAACTCCGCCTGTTTCCAAACCGGTTCCAGTAGAATACCACCAAACGGAAGTTCCATTAAATGATGGACCGAATTGGTTTGTCCAATGGATCGGTGAAAATTTATTTGTAAAACTCGGAGTGCTCTCACTTCTACTCGCATCTATATGGTTTTTCTATTTAGCCATTGAAGAGTATTGGATCAATGAATCCGTTCGGATTTGGATTGGACTTGTTTCTGCCATTCCCGCCCTTCTCTACGGATACCGGGTTAGAAACACAAGACCTTATCTTTCTCCAAGCCTTTTGGGCCTCGGGATTGCTGTGCTCTTTTCCGCATACTATTCTGGGTATTTATGGTATGACCTGTATTCTACAGAAACCTGTTTTGTGGGCCTACTCATCCTCAGTTTGACTGCGGTGGCCATTGCCCATGCAGAGAAAAGTGAAGTGTTATTTGGATTTGCCTCTCTTGGTGCTTTTTTAGTCCCCATCCTCCTTTCTACGGGCCAGAACTCTTATCCATTTCTTTTCACATACTTACTTTTATGGAATGTTCTATTCTTTTGGGTAAGAAAAGATACAGGTTGGAAGGTAATCCCCCTACTCCTCCTTGCGGCAAACCACCTAATCTTTGTTGGCTGGGCAGATGACAACTTGGTAGATGCGAAACCATTTTTCCCAATAGCTTTCCAAATGGGTGTTTTTGTTCTGTTTTTACTTCGAGAATTTCAGACACTAGAAACAACTAAGTCTAAGGAACCAATCCTAACTCTAGTTTCCATTGGGTTTACCTTGGGTCTCGGATTTGTTCAATCCTTTTGGGCTTTCTCTGTTTTCTATCCAGTCGCAAAACCATTTTTGCTCACACTGTTACTCATTCTATTTTATGGATTGTATGAACGTTCTCTCAGGCGAAGCAAACTGAGTTTAGAGAAGAAAAAAATCTATGATCTGATTGGTTTATTCGGCCTACCTTTTATCGTTAGTTTGGTCGTGATTGGAACTACAGGAAAACTTTTAGCCTTTAGCCTGATCAGTTTCGCTTTTCTTGTGACCATTGCTTCCACCTATTCCAAACAACTTTATATGTATTGGGCGGCCTTCCCCGTTTGGTTTTTTGCACTGTTTTATATCTTTGCATTCACCTATCGTTCCCAAAACGAAATTCCTTTTCTCAATGGAAGGTTTTTAGTTTTTGCAACTGGATCGGTTTATTTGGTACTTTCTTACCTCTATAGCAGAAAGTTTTCTGAGTTTTCAAAAATCTTTTTGTATGCCGCCTACCCATATTGGTTACTTGGAACCTTTGTTGAAATCTACCTTGGATTTCCAGAAGAGAAGAAGTTATTCCTCTATACACTCAGTTTGATTCTATATGGACTGGTTGCTCTATCAGTCGGATTTGGTAAAAAAATCCAATCTCTACGTTATGTAGGATTTGGATCTCTTGCCCTAGTCATAATCAAATTCTATCTTTATGATTTCTGGAATTTGAGTTTAGGATATCGAATTTTGGCAGGTTTATTCTTAGGTGTGACTCTTATCGTCACAGGAACATTATACAATCATTTCAAAAAGGAAACAAAATGA
- a CDS encoding TetR/AcrR family transcriptional regulator, translating into MPIFVAKGVSSVSMRELSSALGVSTGTLYHYFPTKEILFESMVKQVVAMDAKEITELSESHSGLTDIMNFVAARETHFINLMLLAVDVKRHLSESNELAELVEDSFASYRRALDRFFPGDAKGKSGMAFLSFFLGALFLKNKATEETDWPALFEGLENLKTLFQNKD; encoded by the coding sequence ATGCCCATCTTTGTGGCGAAGGGAGTGTCTTCGGTTTCCATGCGTGAGTTGTCAAGTGCACTGGGAGTTTCTACAGGAACGCTTTACCATTACTTTCCTACAAAAGAGATTCTCTTTGAATCCATGGTAAAACAGGTCGTTGCCATGGACGCAAAAGAGATTACAGAACTTTCAGAAAGTCACTCTGGATTAACGGACATCATGAACTTTGTTGCCGCACGTGAGACTCATTTTATCAACCTGATGTTACTGGCTGTGGACGTAAAAAGACACTTAAGTGAATCCAATGAACTGGCAGAGTTAGTTGAGGATTCCTTTGCTTCTTATAGAAGAGCATTGGATCGTTTTTTTCCCGGTGATGCCAAAGGAAAAAGTGGAATGGCTTTTTTATCTTTTTTTTTAGGAGCTTTGTTTTTAAAAAATAAAGCGACAGAAGAAACCGACTGGCCTGCACTTTTTGAAGGATTGGAGAATTTAAAAACATTATTTCAAAATAAAGATTAG
- a CDS encoding DUF1499 domain-containing protein, protein MNRTIHILFVTTLLSLFFECTGTRPDLLGVKSERLADCPQTPNCISSFASPTDKEHYRSPVPYKKPLKDAYLVLKGKLEVSSRTKIIQENPNYIYAEFTSRIMRYVDDVEFYFDEKNKLLHFRSASRLGKSDLGVNRNRIELILKDLEI, encoded by the coding sequence ATGAATCGAACCATCCATATCCTCTTCGTTACGACCCTCCTCTCGTTGTTTTTTGAATGTACCGGAACAAGGCCTGACCTGCTTGGAGTCAAATCAGAAAGATTGGCAGATTGCCCACAGACACCCAACTGCATCAGTAGTTTTGCGAGTCCAACTGATAAAGAACACTATAGAAGTCCAGTTCCGTACAAAAAACCCCTGAAAGATGCTTATTTGGTTTTGAAGGGAAAGTTGGAAGTTTCCTCTCGAACCAAGATCATTCAGGAAAATCCAAATTATATTTATGCGGAGTTTACATCACGGATCATGCGTTATGTGGACGATGTGGAATTCTATTTCGATGAGAAAAATAAACTCCTTCACTTCCGATCTGCATCCCGATTAGGTAAATCAGATTTAGGTGTGAACAGAAATCGAATCGAGTTGATTCTCAAGGATTTAGAAATCTAA
- the carB gene encoding carbamoyl-phosphate synthase large subunit: MPQRNDLKSILIIGSGPIVIGQACEFDYSGTQATKALREKGIRVILVNSNPATIMTDPDLADATYIEPLTVPVLEKIIKKEKPDAILPTVGGQTALNLALALHKEGVLEKYNVELIGAKVEAIRKAEDRELFKQAMEKLGIRVAKSFMVSDMDAARKAKDEIGFPIIIRPAFTLGGTGGGTCYEESEFEEIAQQGLSASPISQILVEESVMGWKEFELEVMRDLADNVVIICSIENLDPMGVHTGDSITVAPQQTLSDKEYQRLRDMSIDIIREIGVETGGSNIQFAVNPENGDVIVIEMNPRVSRSSALASKATGFPIAKIAALLSIGYTLDEIRNDITRVTPASFEPSIDYVVTKIPRFAFEKFPGSDNTLGVQMKAVGEAMAIGRNFKESFQKALRSLETDRFGFGSDGYLKELLEWESIPKEERKTWLTARVKRPTDKRIFYVKMAFDFGMSVEEIFEICKIDPWFLYQFEELYQLENRFRKEGKAIIEEMKKAGFSNRQLAFLSKEEQILSQVRSGAAIEITKAKVEKTLREEEESIEKYLEEKNIRPVYKRIDTCAGEFEAFTPYMYSSYDEEDESDVTSKKKVMILGGGPNRIGQGIEFDYCCCHASFSLQEAGVESIMVNSNPETVSTDYDTSDRLYFEPLSLEDVMAIFKKEKPDGVIVQLGGQTPLKLAKSLEKRGVPIMGTSPDSIDRAEDRKRFAEVLEKLNLKSPDNGIAASKDKAREIARKIGYPVLVRPSYVLGGRAMLIVNEESELDKYMEEAEEVSEDRPLLVDSFLQDAVEVDVDALCDGKDVFIAGIMEHIEEAGIHSGDSACVLPPQNISQRMLQEIEEATHRLALELDVKGLINVQYAIKEETLYVLEVNPRASRTVPFVAKSIGIPVVKIAVRLMLGEPLASFKLGKRFSAPMITVKEAVLPFSKFPGVDTILGPEMRSTGEVMGVATTKGEAFVKAQIMAGEEPPKHGTVFVTINDKTKKELLESVRSLSNLGYNIIATEGTHKFLSDNGILSSKINKIYDGYFPNVIDYIKEKKIHLIINTPLSRVTRENAFTIRQAAIKYKVPCLTTAQAAKALIHGLAEMKDKGFSVNSLQEIHANHKKS; encoded by the coding sequence ATGCCGCAACGTAACGACTTAAAATCAATTTTGATCATCGGATCCGGACCTATCGTCATTGGGCAGGCATGTGAATTTGACTACTCTGGGACTCAAGCGACCAAAGCCCTCAGAGAAAAAGGAATACGGGTTATCCTCGTAAATTCAAATCCGGCAACGATTATGACGGATCCCGATCTTGCCGATGCCACTTATATCGAACCACTCACAGTACCAGTATTAGAAAAAATCATCAAAAAAGAGAAACCAGATGCCATCTTACCAACAGTAGGTGGACAAACGGCTCTCAATTTGGCCCTAGCACTTCATAAAGAAGGTGTTTTAGAAAAATACAATGTCGAACTCATTGGTGCTAAGGTTGAGGCCATTCGTAAAGCAGAAGATAGGGAACTATTCAAACAAGCGATGGAAAAACTCGGGATACGAGTCGCAAAATCCTTTATGGTATCCGATATGGATGCAGCGAGGAAAGCAAAAGATGAAATTGGATTTCCTATCATTATCCGACCTGCATTTACCTTAGGGGGAACCGGTGGTGGAACCTGTTATGAGGAATCTGAGTTTGAAGAAATTGCCCAACAAGGTCTTTCGGCATCCCCCATATCACAAATATTAGTCGAAGAATCGGTGATGGGTTGGAAAGAGTTCGAATTGGAAGTAATGAGAGACCTCGCTGATAACGTAGTCATCATTTGTTCTATTGAAAATTTAGATCCTATGGGTGTTCATACAGGGGACTCTATCACAGTGGCACCACAACAGACGTTAAGTGATAAAGAATACCAAAGACTTCGTGATATGTCGATTGATATCATTCGAGAAATTGGTGTGGAAACAGGTGGATCCAATATTCAATTTGCAGTAAATCCAGAAAATGGCGATGTCATTGTGATTGAAATGAATCCTCGTGTGTCCAGATCTTCTGCTTTGGCCTCTAAAGCTACAGGTTTTCCTATAGCTAAAATCGCCGCCTTATTATCGATTGGTTACACTTTAGATGAGATCAGAAACGATATCACCCGAGTCACACCAGCAAGTTTTGAACCATCCATTGATTACGTGGTGACAAAGATACCAAGGTTTGCCTTCGAAAAATTCCCAGGTTCCGATAATACTTTAGGGGTTCAAATGAAAGCCGTAGGGGAAGCGATGGCCATCGGTCGTAACTTCAAAGAAAGTTTTCAAAAAGCACTTCGTTCTTTGGAAACGGATCGGTTTGGATTTGGAAGTGATGGATATTTAAAAGAACTTTTGGAATGGGAATCCATCCCTAAAGAAGAAAGAAAAACTTGGCTTACTGCTAGAGTGAAACGCCCAACAGACAAACGTATTTTTTATGTAAAGATGGCTTTTGATTTTGGGATGAGTGTAGAGGAAATCTTTGAGATTTGCAAAATAGATCCTTGGTTTCTTTATCAGTTCGAAGAGTTATACCAGTTAGAAAACAGGTTTAGGAAAGAGGGGAAAGCCATCATTGAAGAAATGAAAAAGGCAGGATTTTCCAACCGCCAACTTGCTTTTCTTTCCAAAGAAGAGCAGATTCTGTCCCAAGTGCGAAGTGGTGCTGCTATTGAAATCACTAAAGCCAAGGTTGAGAAAACTCTTCGGGAAGAAGAGGAATCTATTGAAAAATACTTAGAAGAAAAGAACATCCGTCCAGTTTACAAACGAATTGATACTTGCGCCGGAGAATTTGAAGCATTTACTCCTTACATGTATTCTTCTTATGATGAAGAAGATGAATCTGATGTAACTTCTAAAAAGAAAGTTATGATTCTTGGTGGTGGGCCTAATCGAATTGGTCAAGGAATCGAGTTCGATTATTGTTGTTGCCATGCATCCTTTTCCTTACAGGAAGCAGGAGTGGAATCTATTATGGTCAACTCCAATCCTGAAACGGTGTCTACTGACTATGATACTTCAGACAGGTTATATTTTGAACCATTGAGTTTGGAAGACGTAATGGCCATTTTCAAAAAAGAAAAGCCAGATGGCGTCATTGTTCAGTTAGGTGGGCAAACTCCTTTAAAACTAGCTAAATCACTGGAAAAACGTGGTGTTCCCATTATGGGCACAAGTCCTGATTCCATTGACCGAGCAGAAGATAGAAAACGTTTTGCAGAAGTTCTAGAAAAACTGAATTTGAAGTCACCTGATAACGGAATTGCTGCCTCTAAAGACAAAGCAAGAGAGATCGCGAGAAAAATTGGTTATCCGGTACTTGTTCGACCTTCCTATGTGTTGGGGGGAAGGGCGATGCTTATTGTTAACGAAGAGTCTGAATTAGACAAATATATGGAAGAAGCAGAAGAAGTGTCGGAAGATAGACCGCTTTTAGTAGATTCCTTTTTGCAAGATGCTGTTGAAGTAGATGTAGATGCACTCTGTGATGGAAAGGACGTATTCATTGCGGGGATTATGGAACACATTGAAGAAGCAGGAATTCACTCCGGTGACTCTGCTTGTGTGTTGCCACCACAGAACATTTCGCAACGTATGTTGCAAGAAATCGAAGAAGCAACCCATCGTTTGGCTTTAGAGTTAGATGTGAAGGGTTTAATCAATGTTCAATATGCTATTAAAGAAGAAACTTTGTATGTATTAGAAGTTAATCCTAGGGCTTCAAGAACTGTTCCTTTTGTTGCAAAATCAATTGGAATTCCTGTGGTAAAAATCGCCGTTCGATTGATGTTAGGTGAGCCATTGGCTTCCTTTAAACTTGGAAAACGTTTTTCTGCACCAATGATAACTGTGAAAGAAGCAGTTTTACCTTTTAGTAAATTTCCGGGTGTGGATACAATCCTTGGCCCAGAAATGAGATCCACAGGGGAAGTAATGGGTGTGGCTACTACAAAAGGGGAAGCGTTTGTTAAAGCGCAGATTATGGCTGGGGAAGAGCCACCGAAACACGGAACGGTCTTTGTAACCATCAATGATAAAACAAAGAAAGAATTACTCGAATCGGTTCGATCCTTATCTAACTTAGGTTATAATATTATCGCAACAGAAGGAACTCATAAATTTCTTTCTGATAACGGAATTTTATCCAGTAAAATTAACAAAATTTACGATGGATATTTTCCAAACGTGATTGATTATATCAAAGAGAAAAAAATCCATTTGATCATCAATACTCCTTTGTCAAGAGTCACTCGTGAGAATGCTTTTACGATCCGCCAAGCAGCGATTAAGTATAAGGTCCCTTGTTTGACAACGGCGCAAGCGGCTAAGGCGTTAATTCATGGTTTGGCGGAAATGAAGGACAAAGGATTCTCAGTGAATTCCCTTCAGGAAATTCACGCGAATCACAAAAAATCTTAA